In Gammaproteobacteria bacterium, one DNA window encodes the following:
- a CDS encoding DsbC family protein, giving the protein MAMRLKLFISILLLSFFCGSTWADEEALKKAIQPHFQGHTIDSLKKTPLLGLYEVVVGDEVFYTDDKANYFFFGHMIDARSRTSLTNERMQEIKAARRVPLESLPLQHAIKIVKGDGSRKLAVFTDPNCPYCKQLEKELLNIKNVTIYTLLYPVLKGSMELSKKIWCSKDQIKAWDDFMLKGVAPSGKDCDTPLEALLKSGHENKVSGTPTLIFADGSIVGGMIPATTIEEKLESADKSK; this is encoded by the coding sequence ATGGCCATGCGCTTAAAGCTGTTCATCTCAATCCTGCTACTGAGTTTTTTCTGCGGATCCACCTGGGCCGATGAAGAAGCTTTGAAAAAAGCCATACAGCCGCATTTTCAGGGACACACGATCGATAGCCTGAAGAAAACACCGCTTTTGGGTTTGTATGAAGTGGTGGTGGGTGATGAAGTGTTTTATACCGACGATAAAGCCAATTATTTTTTCTTCGGTCATATGATCGATGCGAGAAGCCGCACCAGCCTGACCAACGAACGCATGCAGGAAATCAAAGCGGCGCGCCGCGTGCCATTGGAATCCCTGCCGTTGCAACATGCTATCAAAATCGTGAAGGGCGATGGTTCGCGCAAGCTGGCCGTATTTACCGATCCGAATTGCCCGTATTGCAAGCAGCTGGAGAAAGAATTGCTGAACATCAAGAACGTTACGATTTATACCTTGCTGTACCCAGTGTTGAAAGGCTCGATGGAATTGTCGAAAAAAATCTGGTGTTCCAAGGATCAAATCAAAGCCTGGGATGATTTTATGCTGAAAGGGGTTGCGCCATCGGGTAAGGATTGTGACACTCCGTTGGAAGCATTGCTGAAATCAGGCCATGAAAATAAAGTATCGGGCACGCCGACGCTGATTTTCGCCGACGGTTCGATTGTCGGCGGCATGATTCCCGCCACGACCATCGAGGAAAAACTGGAAAGCGCGGATAAAAGCAAATAA
- a CDS encoding UbiH/UbiF family hydroxylase: MKFDMIVIGGGLVGASLVAALQGSGLKIALIEPHETLPLPQDDSWDSRVYAISPGSAAFLQELGVWRLMAAERVAPVYEMAVFGDDNTARINFSAYEIGVPELAFIAENRQLQSAVWEVLKSADENLHIFCPAKCTAIVWHDTHAEVQLADGSQLEAALVVGADGVNSWVRKQAEIEVSRHAYNQIGVVANFSTERSHRQIAHQWFRRDGVLALLPLPDKRVSMVWSATEDHADFLRNLPADELCARVEEASSHTLGKLQLITPPVGFPLNFVHVDQLIKPRLVLIGDAAHGIHPLAGQGVNLGLRDTRELAAILKQRGPQADCGDFMLLRRYELARKEDILALELVTDGLQKLFNNANPTLARMRNLGLEITNRLPLIKNRLMQHALN, translated from the coding sequence ATGAAATTCGATATGATCGTAATTGGTGGCGGACTCGTGGGGGCAAGCTTGGTGGCTGCGCTGCAGGGTAGCGGCCTGAAAATTGCGCTGATAGAGCCGCATGAAACGCTGCCGTTGCCGCAGGATGATAGCTGGGATAGCCGGGTGTATGCGATCAGTCCAGGTAGCGCGGCTTTTCTGCAGGAGCTGGGGGTGTGGCGGTTGATGGCGGCGGAACGTGTCGCGCCGGTTTATGAGATGGCGGTGTTCGGCGATGACAATACCGCGCGCATCAATTTCAGCGCGTATGAGATCGGCGTGCCGGAACTGGCGTTTATTGCCGAGAACCGTCAACTGCAATCGGCTGTGTGGGAAGTGCTTAAATCTGCGGATGAAAATCTGCACATCTTTTGTCCGGCGAAATGTACAGCGATTGTTTGGCATGACACGCATGCCGAGGTGCAATTGGCGGACGGCAGCCAGCTTGAAGCTGCTTTGGTGGTGGGCGCCGATGGCGTGAATTCCTGGGTGCGCAAACAGGCGGAAATCGAGGTGTCGCGCCATGCGTATAACCAGATTGGCGTGGTAGCCAATTTCAGCACGGAACGATCGCATCGCCAGATCGCCCATCAATGGTTCAGGCGGGACGGTGTGCTGGCGTTGCTGCCGTTGCCGGACAAACGGGTATCGATGGTGTGGTCGGCCACGGAGGATCATGCCGATTTCTTGCGCAATCTGCCGGCTGACGAATTGTGCGCCCGCGTGGAGGAGGCTTCCTCGCATACGCTGGGCAAATTGCAGTTGATTACCCCGCCGGTTGGTTTTCCGCTGAATTTTGTCCATGTGGATCAATTGATCAAGCCGCGTTTGGTGCTCATCGGCGATGCCGCGCACGGCATTCATCCGCTGGCCGGACAGGGGGTGAATCTGGGGTTGCGCGATACCCGCGAGCTTGCGGCGATTCTCAAACAGCGCGGACCGCAAGCCGATTGCGGCGATTTTATGCTGCTGCGGCGTTACGAGCTGGCGCGCAAGGAAGATATTCTGGCGCTGGAGCTGGTCACCGACGGTTTGCAGAAATTGTTCAATAACGCCAATCCGACGCTGGCGCGCATGCGCAATCTTGGATTGGAGATTACCAACCGCTTGCCGCTGATCAAAAACCGCCTGATGCAGCACGCGTTGAATTAA
- the cas2 gene encoding CRISPR-associated endonuclease Cas2, producing MLIIVTYDVSTETKEGRRRLRRVAKICEGIGQRVQKSVFECKVSLMQYEDLERRLLAEIDEKEDNLRLYRLTEPVDLHVKEYGKFKAIDFDGSLIV from the coding sequence ATGCTGATTATCGTAACCTACGATGTATCAACCGAAACCAAGGAAGGCCGCAGAAGATTGCGGCGCGTTGCCAAAATCTGCGAAGGTATCGGACAGCGCGTGCAAAAATCGGTATTCGAGTGTAAAGTCAGTTTGATGCAGTATGAAGATCTAGAACGCAGATTACTGGCCGAGATAGACGAAAAGGAAGACAACCTGCGGCTATATCGTTTGACCGAGCCCGTCGATCTGCACGTCAAGGAATATGGAAAATTCAAAGCCATCGATTTCGATGGATCGCTCATCGTTTAA